The sequence below is a genomic window from Anaerocolumna chitinilytica.
GAAAACGCTGCGAAAAGGTAGAAGACAGTGCCTGTAATAAAAGCAGTCTGGTAAGTTATATGTAGAAAATTAAAACCCAGAAATATAAAAACATAAGCAACAATACTTCCGGATAAGCTGAAAGCGCTTATTGTTCCAAGTCTTGCTCCGAAAGATTCCTGGTTTGACAAGGACATGCCAATGGAAGGTGTAACCGGCATGACCATATGTGTGCCAAGGCTGTACATCATCATCCATATAATCATAAAAGCAAAGGTCGGGGATAACATGCCTAGACCAAGCATCCCAAGTCCAGCTGCCGCCATCCCAAACATTGCGATACGCACGTCACCCAAAAAGCTTAATGCAGCTAGAATAACCATAATAAAAAAACCTGGGGCTTCTCTTGGAACTTCCAGAAAACCTCTTGTGTTTTCCGATAATTTAAAGATATCATTTAAATAATTATTAAATATTGATGAGTTAATACCACCGCCGACACCGGCAAAAAGGCCTGCAATTAAGAAGAGATTAAAGTTTCGGTCGGAATGAAAATTTTTAAAGAATGCAAAGAGTGGCTTTTTGGCGTGCTGTAGAATTTCAGCTTGTTCATTATCCAACAACTCTGGGTCTGTATTTTTGTCTTTTTGTAATTTCATTTATTTACCAGCTTTCGTAATCGTAATTGTCAGCAATTATAACATAGATAATTACTTCTTTCAAATATAAATTCCAACCGGCAAAGGAATCAGGAGTATCAATCCTAATGCCTTGTTTCATTTTCTCTGATTCAGATTTAACTTATTAAAGAGTAGTAAAAGGTCAGAAACTTAGTGTTTAGGGTACAATAGCCTATATGCAACGGATATTTACAATGGAAAAATTATGATATTTGTTGTAGTATGTATTTAAGAAAGTAATTCATGTTTGTATTATATTTCGAACAAAAATTATTAAGGGAGGTATACTATGTGGGAATACAGGACAGAGACATTTGATTCAATTTTTGATACTAAACGTTCGCTAAAAGAAAAATGCAATGCCATACTTGAAACATGTGGTAATGAAGGTTGGGAACTTGTTAACTTTCAATGTGTTGGTGGCGCAGGTTCAATGATGATATTGGTTTTTAAAAGAGCCAAATAAAAGCAATAGTCTGCAATGAGCAAAAAGTAAAAATCCCAGGCATCCGGAAAAATATCCGGATGCCTGCTTCATTATATCCAGTATTTTAATAAGGAATTATTATGAATCTTTGTGTATAATTAGTCTATCAATCAAACTACATAAACCAATGGTAAAAGGGGGATAATTTGAGGTCACATATCAACTTAATATGCAAAGTATTTATCTTATGTTTGTGTCTAATCATTCCGTCAATTCTTTATATGGGGCACAAAGAAAATATTGAGGCAGGCACTATTCAGTTAAACTATAGCACCATTTCGCTGGTAACAGGTAATACAAAAACATTGTATGTAGCAGGCACCAAAAGTAAAGTCAGCTGGTCCTCCGGCAAAAGGTCGGTTGCTGTTGTTTCAACCGGGGGTAAAGTTACGGCGAAAGCATCCGGTACAGCGATAATTTATGCATCTGTAGCAGGAAAGAAATTATCCTGCAAAGTTATAGTAAAAGAGCCTATAAAATTAAACTACAGCTCAATTACACTTGAAAAAGGTATGGCAAAAACACTGAAAGTAACCGGTACAACAAGTAAGGTAACCTGGACAACCAGTAAAAGTACTGTTGCAGCGGTTGCTTTAGGAGGTAAAGTAACCGGGAAGAGTGAAGGAACGGCAACAATCTATGCCTCTGTATCTGGTAAAAGATTATCCAGTAAAGTAACGGTGAAGCCACCGAAAGTAACGGTAACGCCAACACCGGTGCCGACTGTAGTACCAGAAGTCAATACATCACTGAAATTAGTTGGCTATTATGCCGCATGGGCTAAATATTCCGGATTTTCACCGGATAAATTAGATGCCACTAAATTAACGCATATTAATTATGCCTTTGCCAATATCAATAGTGACCATAAAATTATTTTGGGCTATCCGGATGTTGATGCAGCTAATATCAGCCAGTTGAACCAGTTAAAACAGATAAATCCAAAACTTAAGACAATCATTGCAGTAGGGGGATGGTCCTGGTCAGATCAATTCTCAGATGCAGCATTGACTCAAGCTTCCCGAGATACCTTTGCTGACAGTGCAGTAGATTTTATTATCAAGTATGGCTTTGACGGGATTGACATTGATTGGGAGTATCCGGTTTCCGGTGGTTTGTCCACTAATATTTACAGACCGGAGGATAAATATAATTTTACTTTATTCATGAAGACTTTAAGGGAAAAGCTGGATGCCAGAGGTTTAATTGACGGAAAACATTACATTCTTTCCTTTGCGGGAGGGGCAGGGAAATGGTATGCAAATAACACTCAATTAAGTGAGTTAAGTAAGTATGTTGATTATGCTAATGTCATGACCTATGATATTAATGGTATTTGGGATTCATATACCGGGTTTAATTCACCTTTATATAGTGATGCTGCTTCTAATTCCTATGATAGTGTGGATACTGGTATAACTTCCTGGGTAAATGCCGGTTTTGAAAAGAATAAAATGATAATGGGGATTCCTTTTTATGGGTATGTCTATAAGTCAGTACCAAACAGTAATAATGGATTAAACCAGACCTTCTCCGGCGGTAGCTCTATCAGTTATGGAAACATTGCGGCTAATTATCTGAACGCAAGTGGTTATCAACATTTCTTTCACTCTACGCAAAGGGTACCCTGGTTATTTAACGGGTCTACATTCATCTCGTATGAGAATGAGCAATCCATTACAGAAAAAGCAGGCTATATTAAGAAAAATGGATTAAGCGGTGCAATGGTCTGGGAATTAAGCCAGGATCCGAACAAAATATTGTTGAATGCCTTATACCAAGGATTAAAATAATTCGGGGACCATAAACAGCAGCTATTTATTAATGCGGGACACTTTACAAGAGTGTCCCGTTATTTTTATCACTGCTTGGGCCAGTTATAGCGGAAAGAAGGTCAAGGATACCGGAAGAAAGCCTCTGTTAATCCAGAGGATTCCTGTTATGATAAAGAAAATATCTGATATTTACTTATTTAGAAGATAGAATTACCGGGTATTAAGCTGCCCTTTAAGCCAATCTGAAGATATTTTAAGTAAATATTATAATACAGGAGTTAATAATATGCAGGCATATCTATTTGTGCATTTTAAAGAAAAAAGAACCCCTGATGGTGAACAGGTATACTTTGCTCTCAGTAAAGATGGCTTTCATTGGGAAGAAGTAAACGACGGCAATCCGGTTTTATGGAGTTACTATGGGGATAAGGGAGTTAGAGATTTTACTATTATAAGAACGAAAGCTGGTAAATTTATTATTATGGCTACAGACCTAAGTCTTTCCTACGGTATGTTGAATCAATATCATAATTCTTGGGCTGAAATCAGCCGAAACGGGAGTAAAAGTCTGGTGCTATGGGAGTCTGAGGATTTAGTCCATTGGTCAGCGCAGCGAATGGTAAAATTGGGAGATGAAAACTTTGGCTGCCTGTGGGCTCCGGATATTATATATGATAAGGTACAGGATGAGTACCTGATACACTGGTCCTCTCCTCACAGCAGCAACAACTACGGTGATAAGGGCATCTATTATTCCAGAACAAAGGATTTTACCTCCTTTACAAAGGCAGAATTATTATATCAGAAGGAAGACAGTGGGGTTATTGATTCAGCCATGTATGAAGAAAAAGGAAAATATTATTTATTTCTCAAGAGTGAAAAAAACCCGGAAAAAATTATTCTGATGGAGTCAGAGATAATAACCGGTCCATTCAAAAAGTTAAAGGAGTTTGATAAGAGTATGGAGGAGCTTGCCCAGGGACTATATGAAGCACCAACAGCAGTAAAATTGGAGGACGGAAGGTGGTGTCTGTTTTTAGATTATTATGGCTGCTCAGCTGAAGAGCAGGGGTATGTACCCTTCCTTACGGATACCTTATCATCCGGCAGATTTATTCGTTCAGATCAATCCTTTTGGTTCCCCTATGGTTTTAAACATGGTACCATCCTGACGATTACCATGGAAGAATATCAAAGCTTAAAATCATTGAAAAAGAAACCTTCTGAGTATTAATACATAGACATAATATTTTTCATAATTCTATTGACAAAAGAAACTAATAGGGTTAATATACTAACAGTGTTAGATATTAATGAAGTGAGGTGAATGTATCTATGGATTATAAAGAACTTGCAATACAATTTTTGGAAAAATCATATCAGTTTCAAAAAGGCAAACATCATAAACCAATTGATGGCATAATGCATGGAGAAATCTTTGTAGTTATATTTATTGAGAAAACCGGAAGAAGCGTATTGCCAAGTGAAATCAGCAGTGAGATGGATATCAGTACAGCCCGGATTGCTGCAGCACTGAATAATCTTGAGAAAAAAGGGCTGATCACTCGCCAGATAGATGTTAACGACCGGAGAAAGATTCTGGTTGATTTAACAGCAGACGGCAGAGAGCTTGCACTGAAACACAAACAAATGGCATTAAAAGCTACTGCACATATGCTGGAATTGCTTGGCGAAGAGGATTCGAAAAATCTTATACGTATAATGGATAAACTTACAGAACTGATGCCTAAGTTCTTTGATTATGAAATGAAAGTTAGAATGGAAAAAGAATAATAATACAGCAATATCAATATTGCGGTCACTTAAGTGGCCGCAAAAAAATACCAAAAATACTAACACTATTAGTATCAAATACCATTAATAAAACAGGAGGAGTTCATATGCTTAGAATATTTAAGTATTTAAAATTAAAAGAATGGCTGCAGGCTGCCATCAGTCTTATATTCATTATTACACAGGTCTGGCTTGACCTTAAGCTGCCGGATTATATGGCAGGAATTACGAAACTGGTACAGATGCCCGGCAGTAAGATGAGTGATATTTGGGAGCAAGGTATTTATATGCTTCTATGTGCTTTTGGAAGTGTTATTTCTGCAATCATTGTAGGTTTTTTTGCTGCTCGGATAGCAGCCTCCTTTTCACAGAGACTTCGCAGTATGCTGTTTTCCAAAGTGGATTCCTTTTCCATGGAGGAAATCAACCGTTTTTCTACTTCAAGTCTGATAACACGTTCTACAAATGATATTACACAGATACAAATGCTTGTTACTATGGGTCTGCAAATGATAATAAAAGCACCAATTATGGCTGTTTGGGCTATTACCAAAATTGCAGGCAAGGGTTTCGAATGGTCACTGGCTACAGGAGCGGCAGTATTGGTTCTGGTTGTTATGATTGCGTTTATCATGGTTTTTGTTATCCCTAAGTTTAAAAAAATGCAGATGCTTACAGATAACCTGAATCAGGTCACCAGGGAGAATCTGACAGGGCTTCGTGTGGTTCGTGCATACAATGCTGAAAATTATCAGGAAGAGAAGTTTGAGAAGGCGAATGATGAATTAACCGGAACACAGCTTTATACTAGTCGTGGAATGGCAGTTATGATGCCGGTAATGAGTATGATTATGAGCGGTATATCCCTTGCCATTTACTGGATTGGAGCTTATTTAATCGACGGTGCACAGGCAATGGATAAGCTGACAATATTCTCAAATATGGTGGTATTCTCTTCCTATGCCGTACAGGTAATTATGTCCTTCATGATGTTGATCATGCTCTTTATCCTTATGCCTAGAGCTACTGTATCGGCCAGACGTATTAATGAGGTGTTAGATACTCAGCCGACTATCTTAGATGGCCTTCTGACGGAAGGGAACCTAAGTCTTACCGGTGAAGTGGAATTTAAAAATGTAAGCTTTCGTTATCCCGGCGCAGCAGAATATGTACTGCAGGATGTCAGCTTTTCCGTAAAAAAAGGTGAGACCATCGCATTTATTGGTTCTACAGGCAGCGGTAAAAGTACATTGATAAATCTGGTTCCCCGTTTCTTTGATGCCACGGAAGGGGAGGTGCTGATTGACGGGATCAATGTGAAAGATTATAAAGGTGAAGCTTTGTATAATAAAATAGGCTATGTTCCGCAAAAAGCAGTGTTATTCCGCGGCAGAGTAAGCTCAAATGTGGCATATGGGGAGAATGGTAAAGAACCTGCTACGATAGAGCAGATTAAACAGGCTGTATCAATAGCACAGGGATCTGACTTTGTAGAAGCAATGGATGGCGGATATAATGCAGACATTTCACAAGGCGGCAAGAATGTTTCAGGCGGTCAGAAACAAAGGCTTGCTATTGCCCGTGCAGTAAGCCGAAAACCGGAAATCTATATTTTTGATGACAGCTTTTCAGCCTTGGATTACAAAACGGACCGTGTGCTAAGGAGTGCTTTGAAAAAAGAAACCTCCGGAGTTACCAGTATGATCATAGCACAGCGAATCGGGACAATTATAGATGCAGATAAGATTATTGTTTTGGACGAAGGCAGGGTTGTTGGTGAGGGTACCCATAAAGAACTACTGACAACCTGTCAGGTATATAAGGAAATTGCAATGTCACAGCTTAGTGAGGAGGAACTGGCATAATGAGTGAGAATATCAAAAGAAAACAAAAGACAATGAATAGCAAGAATACCCTAGGGGGCAATAGGCAAATGAATAATAAAGGAACAATGAATGGTCCCGGAGGAATGGGAGGAATGGGAGGAGCAGTTGAGAAGTCCCAGGATTTTAAAGGTACATGGATTAAGCTGATTCAATATTGTAAAGAATATCTTCCTGTTATTATCTTTGCATTAGTGGCAGCAGCTATCGGTACAGTGCTGCAGATTATTGGTCCTGATAGATTAAAAGATATGACCAATGAGATTGCAAAAGGGTTACCGGCCTTAATAAATGGGAAAGCGGTGATAGGGGTAATTAATATGGACAGGGTAGTCCGTATTGCATCCTTGCTCGTATGTTTTTATGCCGGCTCTGCCCTGTTGAATTTTACACAAAGTTATATAATGGCTACGGTTACGCAGAAAATATCCAAAACCATGCGCACCGATATTTCACAAAAAATTAACCGGCTGCCCCTTCGATATTTTGACAGTACCAGCTATGGCGATGTGCTAAGCCGGGTTACCAATGATGTAGATGCTATTGGACAGACTATGAATCAAAGTATTGGTACACTGGTTACCTCCATTACCATGTTTGTCGGTTCATTAATTATGATGTTTTATACAAATTGGATTCTGGCGCTGACTGCAGTACTTGCAAGTGTAATCGGTTTTGCCTTAATGATGATTATTATGGCAAAATCCCAGAAATATTTTACCGCACAGCAGGAAGGACTTGGCAGTGTTAATGGGCATATTGAAGAGATTTATTCCGGTCATAATATCGTTAAGGTATATAACGGTGGAAAAGAAGCAAAAAAGACCTTTGAAGAGATTAATGACAAGTTATATGACAGTGCGTGGAAATCACAGTTCTTATCCGGCTTGATGATGCCGTTAATGCAGTTCATCGGAAATTTCGGTTATGTAGCTGTTTGTGTTGTCGGTGCGGTATTGGCTATGAATGGGAATATTTCTTTTGGTGTAATTGTTGCATTTATGATGTATATCCGTTTGTTTACACAGCCGCTGTCTCAGATGGCACAGGCCGCAAATAATTTACAAAGGACAGCTGCTGCCGGAGAACGTGTTTTTGAGTTCTTAGAAGAAACCGAACTGGAAGACGAGAGCCAGAAGGTGAAGGGATTACAGAATATAAAGGGTGATGTGGAATTTAAGCATGTCAGATTCGGATATGTACCTGAAAAAATTATTATTCATGATTTCTCTGCAAAAGTAAAACCGGGACAGAAGGTTGCAATAGTTGGTCCTACTGGTGCAGGTAAGACTACGATTGTAAATTTACTCATGAGATTTTATGATTTGGATGGTGGTGAGATTCTATTGGATGGAACACCTATCAGTCAGGTACCCAGGGAGAATGTCCATGAACAATTTGGTATGGTATTACAGGACTCCTGGCTTTTTGAAGGCACAATAAAAGAGAATATTGTTTACAGTAAACAGGGAATTACAGATGAACAGGTGGTTAAGGCCTGCAAGACTGTAGGATTGCACCATTTTATCAAAACCATGCCGGATGGATATGATACAGTCCTAAATGATAAAGCCAGTCTGTCGGAAGGACAAAAGCAGCTGATTACCATTGCCCGTGCCATGATACAGAATGCACCTCTTCTTATACTGGATGAAGCAACCAGTTCTGTGGATACCCGTACGGAACGCATTGTACAATCTGCAATGGACCAGTTAACGGCTGGCAGAACTTCCTTTGTTATTGCACACAGGCTTTCTACCATTAAAAATGCAGACTTGATACTTGTGATGAAAGATGGAGATATTATTGAGAGCGGCAGTCACGACGAACTGCTTGCACACAGCGGGTTCTATGCAGAACTTTATAATAGCCAGTTTGAAGTAGCTGTATAAAGAAAAGAGTAAAATGGGTAAAGAGACTATATTCTTTCAATTAAATGAAAGTGTGTAGTCTCTTTCTATTAATATAATAATTTATATACCCAATATAATTCTACGATATATTGGCTGAGTATGGTTTATTGTGTTATAATATGGCTTAGTAAAAAGAACGGTTATTGCGTCTTTAACACCATTCTCATTTTGAATAACAGGCGTCCATTAGTATCCCTAAAGAACACATAAGAAAGGTAGAATTTACTGATGATGAAAGGAATAAGGAATTTATTTAGAGGAAGAGAAGAACAGGAGACAGAGGAAGAAGATAATACTATAGAAAATGGATCCGTTGAAACAATAACTGTTGTATGCGAAAGCTGCGGTGCTCCAAATAAAATAAGCAATAACACTTTTTGTGAGTATTGCGGGTCACCGCTTAGTTATCCTGCAGTTAGTAATACAGCACCCTCTGAGTCAGGTACTAAAACCTCAACTGCTACAAAGCAAGCTTTGGACTTAACAAACTTGGATAAGGAATATTCCTTGTCAACGGGCTTTTATACGGCAGGTATTGATATTCCAATAGGCATCTGTAATGTATCTGCTATTTCAGGAAGCGGTAATATTTCCAGCTCAGATTATGAAATCAATGAAGTATTCGGCACCGAACGTGGGGATGTACATTCTTTCAAAGGGCTGAAATTGTCTAGAGGTGTTATATTGGAGATTTCGGGAAGGCTGACAGTTCAACTAATCTATAAATCAGTGGAAGATAACTTTTCCGGACGTAATTATAATATGTCAGGGGCAAAGGAGTTAACAACCGGAAATTACGTGGCTGGCAGACATTTTCCAGCCGGTGTTTATAATATAGAAGCAGTGTCAGGTTCCGGTAATCTCAGCACGGATGATGTAGGAATTAATGAGGTATTTGGACTTGATGAGGAAGATGTCAGTGAAATAAAGAATGTATATCTGCCGAAGGGTATTAAACTTTCTTTAGAGGGTGACATGTCAATTAAATTGATTCCAGAGTTAAATTGATAAATTAGATAGGAGATTTATAAATAAATTATTATCAAGTATGAGGTGCTGAATGCGGGCAGAAATATTATTACATACGGAAAAAGAGGAGTTTATATCATTCTGCTTAAAGCATAAACATGAAGTAGATGATTCCTTCTTATATGAAAAGGACTTGGAGAACTTTTCTCCGAATGAGGAAAACCCAACATATATTGTGAAAGAAGACGGAAATATCATAGCAGCTGTCTCTCTAATATTGGACGACTATCATAGAAGGGGGAGGAATGGGCGTTTTCGAATCTTTTATTCTGAAGACAAGGAGTTTGATACTTATTCTGTCTTGTTTAAAGAAATATTAAATGGTTTAAAAGAAATTGACAAGCTGTTCTTGTTTGTTCCTCTTGTTAATACTCAGTTATCTGAGAATATGAAAAGTTTACATTTTACAATTGATAGATATGTATATCTCCTTCTGAAAGAAATCAGGCAGCCGGAGAAAATAGAATTACCGGTGGGTTATGGGATTAAAAGTCTTCAGGTTGGTTCAGAGGAAGAGAGTTGGTGCCATATCAGAAATACAGCCTTTTCAGCGCTGAAAGGGAACACGACAACTATTACTGCAGAGATGGTTAGTAAGCAGATAAACAGTCCGGAATACCTGGAAGGCGGCATGTTGTTTTTGATGCATGATAATAGTCCTGTGGGGATTGTCAGAGGTGCTCATGATGATTATGAAGGGGAACCAGCCATGAATATTGGCCCCTTAGCTATCCTTCCGGCATACCAGGGTAAAGGGTTAGGAAAGCAGCTGTTAAGAGCCTCCATTGATTTTGCACAAAAGAGGAATTACAAAAAAGTAATGCTTTGTGTCAATGCAGATAATGAAAAGGCAAAAGAACTGTACTTAAAGGAAGGATTTCTTCAAGTCGAAGGCGTAGCTACCTATGAATATCCTGTAATTTAAGGAAGCAGTGTGATGGGCCGAAAGATAAATACTAGAAATAATAGAAGCCAATAGCCTGACAGCTGATATGCAGCATGTCGAGTTATTGGCTTTTATTTCAAGTATTTTGAGGATACTCTTTCGATCATGGAATATTCCGGAATCTATACTCCATACGCTGTACATAGGTATCTTAGGATTCTATGGTATTCAGGAATCAGTGCTTCCGGATAGCGGTGAGCCGATTTTAAATAAAACCTTAGTTCCTTTGTTTAAAGACTAAATTAATAGTATACATAATGATAGAAAGCAAATAGCGAAATATATTAACATATATTAGAACTATAAAAGTATATTATCAGGAAACCAAGGGGGAGAGTTAATATGATACTTTTTAGAGCATTGATTTCGCCTTTTGCTTCAAAATACCTTCAGGAAAGAAGAAATGCAAAATGGCGGAAAGCCAACCGTCATAACCTGACAACGATAAGCTACAATAGTCCAATGAATCTGATAAAAGTAGGGAAAGGCACCTACGGACATATCAATGCACATTTTTATGGATCGAAGAAGGAAGGACTCAATATTGGAAATTTCTGTTCGATAGCCGGAAATGTAGATTTTGTCCTGGGAGGTGAACATAATTATAAAAGAGCTTCCAATTATCCATATCCGGAACTTACGTACCACACACAATATGATGCCATCTGTAAAGGACCTATTACGGTTGAAGATGATGTATGGATTGGATTTGGAGCAATTATCCTTTCAGGGGTGACCTTAGGAAGGGGATGTGTGGTAGGAGCAGGCAGTGTGGTTGCAAAAGATATACCACCTTATGCAATCTATGCAGGAAATCGCATCCTTAAATATCGTTTTAATCAAGAAATTATAACCAGATTAATGGAAATTGATTTTAATAATGTTAACATTAAGAATTATCAAAAGTATTCACAGAGTGAGATTACTGAAGAAAATGTTAATGCAATTGTAAAATCCATGAGGAAAAAGGAATAACAGGTACTGAATTACCAGAAATCGAAAAATGAAAATAAAATTATTGTAAAAAGTGATGACAACATTTACATTTTATGTTAGTCTATAAATAATTAGTTGGACAATAGATACATAAAATGGTGCTGTTAAGGTATTATTTTAGGAAATATATACATAAAAAGAAGGCAATAAAGAACTTATTAATTTTATAAGCACATCAAAAGGATAGGTTGTATGCTGCACAAGATGATTTCTAAAATATTTTTATCCATGAATTTGTTTACAAAATTAATGATTATGTTATTGCTAATATCGATTCTGCCTATATTCCTCATACAGTTTACGTCCTATAAGATAAGTACGTCTACTATCGAGAAGCAGACAAAAGAACTAATCAGCGCGAATCTTAAACAGTCCAGCAGCAGTGTTTTAAGCTTTTTTCATGTTTATGATAATATAATGCTGGATATCTATACGGATAACAGCTATATTGAGAACTTAAAGTACATCAATGTATGGGATACGAAGAATTATTTTCCTGCTAAACATCAATTAGAGGAAAAACTTGAAAACATCGGGTATGTCTATTCTGAGATACTTGGTATCGCTATCGTAGGTTTGAATGGGGATGCTACCTTTTATGATACCATAACACGTTCAGGTGAAGAGAGTTTTTGTTTTGATGTAAACAATATAAGGACGAATCCAATGTTTAAGGATTCGCTTAAAATAAAGCATGCGATATATTCCAGTACCGTTCATAAGGCAGACATAAATTATGGCAGTAAAAACTTTTTTTACATTGCCCATCAACTCACAGACTTCAATAACTATAAGAATGGTCCGGTGGGCAGTATTATTTTATGTATAGATGAAAATGCACTTCGTAATGTTTATTCACCAGGGATGGATTTTCATTCCAATATAACTTTTCTCATAAATGAAAAAGGAGATATTATATCTTTCCCAATTAAAACTTATATTGGTTTGAATTTATATCAGGAATATGGTGATGAAAGTATAAAAGAGGTCACAAAAAAATTCTTTCAGGATAAGCATTTAATGAATGCGAAACAACTGGAGGTGCATACCAGCAGTATAAAAGACGGAGTATTTACTCTGATTAATGTCCAGAACTTAACATATGCTTTAAAGGATGTCCAGAATATATCAGGGATTATCATATTAATAGGTATCTTATTTGGTATCGTTTGCGTCTTAATTGCAATGTCCTTTGCTGCTGATACGGACAAATCCGTGAAGAAAATCATACATGGAATGAGAAAAGCGGATCAGGGAGATTACGATGTCAGAATAGCTCTGGAGGGAAAGGATGAATTTGCAAGAATCGCTCACCATTTTAATGACATGATAGTACGGATAAAGGAATCCAACAGGCAGGAAAAGGAAGCATTGGTCAGGAAAAAGAATGCGGAAATCAAATCTCTGGAAGCCCAGATTAATCCGCACTTTTTGTATAATACATTGGATGCAATCAATTGGGTTGCGGTTGAGCATGAAGAGTTTCATATCAGTAAACTGCTGATTCATCTGGCCTCCATACTAAGATACAGTATTCAAAGAAGCAATGAGATTGTGACCATCCAAGAAGAACTGGAATATCTGAAAAAGTATATATATTTGCAGCAGGAGCGGTTTTGTTATTCGTTCCAATGTACCATTCATATGGAGGACGGGCTAAAGAATAACAAAATACATAAATTACTGATACAGCCGCTAATCGAAAACACCATTGTTCATGGCTTTCCGGGGGGGATAGGTCATGATGA
It includes:
- a CDS encoding ABC transporter ATP-binding protein; this translates as MNNKGTMNGPGGMGGMGGAVEKSQDFKGTWIKLIQYCKEYLPVIIFALVAAAIGTVLQIIGPDRLKDMTNEIAKGLPALINGKAVIGVINMDRVVRIASLLVCFYAGSALLNFTQSYIMATVTQKISKTMRTDISQKINRLPLRYFDSTSYGDVLSRVTNDVDAIGQTMNQSIGTLVTSITMFVGSLIMMFYTNWILALTAVLASVIGFALMMIIMAKSQKYFTAQQEGLGSVNGHIEEIYSGHNIVKVYNGGKEAKKTFEEINDKLYDSAWKSQFLSGLMMPLMQFIGNFGYVAVCVVGAVLAMNGNISFGVIVAFMMYIRLFTQPLSQMAQAANNLQRTAAAGERVFEFLEETELEDESQKVKGLQNIKGDVEFKHVRFGYVPEKIIIHDFSAKVKPGQKVAIVGPTGAGKTTIVNLLMRFYDLDGGEILLDGTPISQVPRENVHEQFGMVLQDSWLFEGTIKENIVYSKQGITDEQVVKACKTVGLHHFIKTMPDGYDTVLNDKASLSEGQKQLITIARAMIQNAPLLILDEATSSVDTRTERIVQSAMDQLTAGRTSFVIAHRLSTIKNADLILVMKDGDIIESGSHDELLAHSGFYAELYNSQFEVAV
- a CDS encoding zinc ribbon domain-containing protein — translated: MMKGIRNLFRGREEQETEEEDNTIENGSVETITVVCESCGAPNKISNNTFCEYCGSPLSYPAVSNTAPSESGTKTSTATKQALDLTNLDKEYSLSTGFYTAGIDIPIGICNVSAISGSGNISSSDYEINEVFGTERGDVHSFKGLKLSRGVILEISGRLTVQLIYKSVEDNFSGRNYNMSGAKELTTGNYVAGRHFPAGVYNIEAVSGSGNLSTDDVGINEVFGLDEEDVSEIKNVYLPKGIKLSLEGDMSIKLIPELN
- a CDS encoding GNAT family N-acetyltransferase, which translates into the protein MRAEILLHTEKEEFISFCLKHKHEVDDSFLYEKDLENFSPNEENPTYIVKEDGNIIAAVSLILDDYHRRGRNGRFRIFYSEDKEFDTYSVLFKEILNGLKEIDKLFLFVPLVNTQLSENMKSLHFTIDRYVYLLLKEIRQPEKIELPVGYGIKSLQVGSEEESWCHIRNTAFSALKGNTTTITAEMVSKQINSPEYLEGGMLFLMHDNSPVGIVRGAHDDYEGEPAMNIGPLAILPAYQGKGLGKQLLRASIDFAQKRNYKKVMLCVNADNEKAKELYLKEGFLQVEGVATYEYPVI
- a CDS encoding CatB-related O-acetyltransferase; translated protein: MILFRALISPFASKYLQERRNAKWRKANRHNLTTISYNSPMNLIKVGKGTYGHINAHFYGSKKEGLNIGNFCSIAGNVDFVLGGEHNYKRASNYPYPELTYHTQYDAICKGPITVEDDVWIGFGAIILSGVTLGRGCVVGAGSVVAKDIPPYAIYAGNRILKYRFNQEIITRLMEIDFNNVNIKNYQKYSQSEITEENVNAIVKSMRKKE
- a CDS encoding cache domain-containing sensor histidine kinase — translated: MLHKMISKIFLSMNLFTKLMIMLLLISILPIFLIQFTSYKISTSTIEKQTKELISANLKQSSSSVLSFFHVYDNIMLDIYTDNSYIENLKYINVWDTKNYFPAKHQLEEKLENIGYVYSEILGIAIVGLNGDATFYDTITRSGEESFCFDVNNIRTNPMFKDSLKIKHAIYSSTVHKADINYGSKNFFYIAHQLTDFNNYKNGPVGSIILCIDENALRNVYSPGMDFHSNITFLINEKGDIISFPIKTYIGLNLYQEYGDESIKEVTKKFFQDKHLMNAKQLEVHTSSIKDGVFTLINVQNLTYALKDVQNISGIIILIGILFGIVCVLIAMSFAADTDKSVKKIIHGMRKADQGDYDVRIALEGKDEFARIAHHFNDMIVRIKESNRQEKEALVRKKNAEIKSLEAQINPHFLYNTLDAINWVAVEHEEFHISKLLIHLASILRYSIQRSNEIVTIQEELEYLKKYIYLQQERFCYSFQCTIHMEDGLKNNKIHKLLIQPLIENTIVHGFPGGIGHDEIHILIQKQYDSFIEIQVKDNGKGMSSDLVELFNNYDYRTDNVETSIGVRNVITRLKLYYGSNSYFHVDSGEQGTVVTLRIPFEI